In Oscillatoria sp. FACHB-1407, the genomic stretch TGTGACTCGGTTGCGAGCAGGGTCTAATACATCTACCTGACCGATGCGGTTTTGTCCTGCAATCGGGACTTGGGCTGTGCTGACTGTACCGATACAGCCAATCAGGCGATCGCTCCCCACGTCCTCACCAAAGGAGGCAAATACTTTGCCGATTGGCTTGGCGATTTGCCCACCCAAAAGCAACGCCCCCACCAGGGAAATCAGCACCAGCACAACGCCAACAAAGCCACTTAGGAGGTTGCCTAAAATCCCCCCGATAAAGACATTCAGCATCCAGCCCAACAAGCCCCAGATGCTGAGATCGGTCGCTAACAGCAGGATGAGAGGTGCCCGACCAATCCCTAGCCAGGCAACCATCTGAGCCATCGTCAAGCTGGCTCCCT encodes the following:
- a CDS encoding OB-fold-containig protein, coding for MPLFHLSNLPYWIFLGLGVSLFLFVILAGGGDDTDLDADIDADVDADLALDAEGNLLDLDTDAEGASLTMAQMVAWLGIGRAPLILLLATDLSIWGLLGWMLNVFIGGILGNLLSGFVGVVLVLISLVGALLLGGQIAKPIGKVFASFGEDVGSDRLIGCIGTVSTAQVPIAGQNRIGQVDVLDPARNRVTVNAILPEWATVIPQRGAKVLVIERTGSSYLVIVKDSPDQDQWFSTSHSKPSR